CATGATAACTGATATAATCGATTCTGCTTTGTTACTATGCTCTTGCGTTGTGGTGGTTTTAGAAGCCAAACtggaggggaaaaagggagaatCCTGCGaaagatgaattttttttatccatgGGCTTAGTATAGGAATTTGTTTTGCCATTATTTTTGGGATGCCTTTTTCTATGTTATTCCGTGATGGTTGGCGGCAATGGTGTACTGAAAGTAGCGAAGTAGTTTGGCTAGGATCAGTCtgatttactctgaagtttgaGGAGTTAATTTACAAGGCTGCAACTGTAGGCTGAAATATTTCTGTCCTCTCGAGGGAGCCAGGGAAATTTTGCAGTCGTATAGTATGACTGTATAAGACATATCTACCCGTTCACTTATTTGCAGGGAGCAAAATCTGTAATTAACTTATTTTGTACAGGCAACTTATAGTCGGTACTTTTGTTGTCATGTATTTGAAACTGGAGTTCTGTTCTTAGTTGAGCGACAAAAATAAATGCATGTAACAAGATGTTTGCTTTGCATTATTTTGCCAGATAGATTACTTTACTGAATACTCAGATCTTTTACTAACTTTGTTCAGCAAATCCTTCCAGGAGGGGATTTCTCTAAGGGCACGATATGCATAGGAGAGCTTGATGTTATAAATATTACCAAATTCCAGAGTATATGGAGCTGCTCAGGAGCTACATTTTATGAGCCCGAAGAAGTTCCTGAGGGTTTCCACTGCCTTGGGCACTATGCCCAACAGAATGACCGACCTTTACAGGGATTTCTTCTTGTGGCAAGGGATGTGGCTAGCCACCAATCGATTAATAGCAAGCCCGCCCTTGATAAACCATTAGATTACTCCCTTGTTTGGACTAGTGCTGACTTAAATGAAGATGACAATAGTGAATGTGGTTGCTTCTGGTCGCCATCTCCGCCGGATGGGTATAAAGCCCTTGGCTATGTGGTTACTAAAGGACCAAAGAAGCCCTCACTGGAAGCAGTTCGATGTGTGCGACATGACCTCACAGATGCATGCAAAAACTTCAGTTCAATTGTAAATATGGAAAGCTCATGCCAAGTTTGGAAGACAAGGCCTTGCCACCGAGGGGTGACAGGGCAAGGTGTACCAGTTGGTACATTCTCCTGTGAAACTGGTTCAGTAAATAGTGAGGAATCAACAGTTCCCTGTTTGAAGAACTTCGACTCAAATTTGAGAGCCATGCCTAACTTGGAGCAGATCCATGCATTAATCAAGCACTATGGCCCCACTGTTTTCTTCCACCCACAAGAGACCTACTTACCATCGTCAGTTTCTTGGTTCTTTGAGAACGGAGCTACACTGTACAAGAAAGGTGTAAAAATGGGAGATGCAATACTTACTGGTGGCTCGAATCTGCCTGCTGGCGGGACAAATGATGGTGAGTACTGGATTGATCTGCCTGATGATGACAGGAATGAGTATGTCAAAGTTGGCAATCTGAAGAGTGCTGAGCTCTATGCTCATGTTAAGCCCGCTCATGGAGGGACCTTCACTGACATTGCGATGTGGGTGTTCTGCCCATTCAATGGGCCAGCAACAATCAAGGTTGGTTTTGCAAGCTTTGCTCTACAGAAAGTCGGTAGGCATGTTGGAGACTGGGAGCACTTCACCCTCCGAATAAGCAATTTCTCGGGTGAGCTCTCATCTATCTACTTCTCGCAGCACAGTGGGGGTGAATGGGTGGATGCTTGTGATTTGGAGTTCTTCTCAGGAAACAAAGCAATTGTTTACTCGTCGAGGAATGGACATGCAAGCTATCCCCACCCTGGCTGCTATCTGATGGGATCTGAGAACCTTGGTGTTGGAGTAAGAAACGATGTGGCACGAAGTGATCTTTCAGTTGATTCGAGCACGCAGTATAAAATCTTATCTGCGGAACATCTGGGAGATGCTGTTGTCGAACCATGCTGGCTGCAGTACATGAGAGAGTGGGGACCGACCATCACATACAACTCGCGTTCAGAGATAGACACGGTACTTAGCTTCTTACCGTTCTTTCTCCGGTTCACAGCGGAAGCAATATTTAACAGTCTTCCGGTAGAATTGTACGAGGAGGAAGGTCCTACAGGACCCAAGGAGAAAAACAACTGGGAAGGCGATGAGAGATGCTAGGTTTTGCCGCCTTCATGATCCATCCCGGTTACCTATATATGTACCCTAAGGCTGTATTTGATAAAAAGGCTGATATGATATGCTTTGCCAGAGCATTTTACCACTAGATTTTTTAGATCAATGCTGCAAAGCATAAATGATGAAAGGCACTTGTCAGGTTAGACATTGCTATATTTATTCAGCTGGATGCAAGTGATGCGGTGCATAACCACTTGTGTGACTGCCAAATCGTGCTTGTATTGTACCAAACATGCtttattgttttttaaaaaagtgtCTACCATGTTACATTTAGTTTCTTCACACACAGAACTGGATTCTCGTTCACTAGTTTTTGCAAGAAGAGTTCAAAACTAGTTACCATCGATTCTACACTACGGATCATATCTTGTGGGAGCAGAAACATACTGTTCCGCATCCAGGTGAAATTTATAGTAAGAGGAAAATCCGTCGACTTTCTAAATCGTGCTGGTCTATGATGACCAAGTAGAAGCATCTGTTCCACATAGGTGAGAGCCTAGTCTTGCATAGGcgcaagctcttctcaaaaGAATTTCGTTTATAGGATTCCTCAAATACCGGGTCGTCAATGGGAACTTTAAGACGAGAGCTAATGTGTCCAAACTTTCGGCTGAATTGTTGCTTTCTAGTGGCCTCAGTTTGAATGAAAGCCCTCAAAAAGGCTAGTTTGAGAGGAGTCgaactagaaatagaaataagGCTAAAATGCACATGATCCAAATAAGGAGAGGAAGCAGAGATCTTGAATCGAGAAAGTGTACCTCCTCTACCTTTTTGACAGCCCATCTTTTTGTCTCAGTAGAGTCTTTCAGTGGCATGTTTCGGTCCTCTTCCCCATTACTTAGAAAAAATGAGCCACCGGTTCAGGTACAAGATACTATCATTACCGTCTGGACAATTAGACAGCCAACCTGTAATCGCAACGACCCAATTGCAAGAGCAGAGCTCTACCAACTGAGctatatcccccccccccccgagccaAGAactaaaaaattctagaaagaATCTGAAAAACAGAGCCCACGAATTATTTGCACATCCATGTATCTGCCTTGAATTCATTTGCCGAACACCTGATCTACTATGAGAAGCTGGCCAAAGCCTGCAATTCAATTACATATACACAACTGTACTGCAAACTATCGTCCGTTCCATGGTATCCAAAAAGGCAAAAGAAGTGAACAATCCCAGTTGCCTTGTGCATGTCAGGCAGATAGGTTAGCTTCGGGGTTCCTTAGCACCAGCAAGATCGTCTCCACGACGACAGGATCCATGCCCTGCAGTCTCTGCAGCGCACCGGAGCAGAAGACGTACATCGCCGATGAACCGGCACACCTGAGCGAAATGCGGATCATCGGGCGACGATGTGAGGTGAATCGTCTCATCCCGCAACGAGGCGTCGGCGAACCAGGCTTCGCTCGGTGAGGCGCCGGCCTGTTCCTCGCTGCACCAGCAGTTTGGTGTCTCCATGAACGAGCCATGGGTTGGCCAGCAAGCTCCAGCTGAGGTGCACGCCCAGTCCACGCTCTGCTACACGCAAGCTCCAGCTGAGGTGCACGCCCAGTCCACGCTCTGCTACACGCCGGATGGAACCATGCAGCGGATGGAACTGGAACTAGTTGGCAGAGCGCTATCGGCCGAGGACGACGTGCTCGTCGTTGAGGCAAGGGTGGTCGGTATTTCAAATGCCGTCCATGGTGGACGGTAAATGAAATACTGATCACCCCTTGGCCACcgcccaccccccccccccctcaaggAGGCCGGGATCCCGATCCTCTGCAGTGGAGAAGGCAATGCATTTTACTGTAGCAGATGGGAACAGCAAATGTGGTGTGTGAACAATGATTTAAAGTGGACTGTAGCATAAATACTGCAGCAACAGTATTTCGTTATACTGTAGCAATGATTTCTACTGTCGCATCAGGTCTGATCCATTGATTTTTGATCTAACAGTTGAGAAAAGGGCCTAATGCATTTTACTGTAGCCCCTCTGAGGATCCCGATCGAGGAGGCAGCGGGTAGGCCTTTGTGGAACAGTAAATGTGAGTATGTGAACAATGATTTAAAGTGGAACTGTAGCATAAATACTGCAGCAACAGTATTTCGTTATATTGTAGCAATGATTTCTACTGTCCATCGGTTACTGTCGCATCAGGTCTGATCCATTGATTTTTGATCTAACGGTTGAGAAAAGGGCCTAATGCATTTTACTGTAGCCCCTCTGAGGATCCCGATCGAGGAGGCAGCGGGTAGGCCTTTGATGAGGCGAGGCTCAATTGAGGAGCTCAGTGCCGATTGAGGATGCGAACGTAGCAGCTGCGGGAGAGAGGTTGCACCGTTACTCTGGAGTTCACGACTGTCGAATAGaggtatatatgcataaggagtatattaTATATGGATAAGCTACATCGTATACTAGATGGATAGCTTCGGATATTGTGGATCCGAATTGTGGAACTCGGTATACTCAGAGATCGCTAACATATACTAAGAAGGTCTCAATTGAGTTAaccgactcgagtacgactagtaaCCAAGCTGAATTCGGCTGTCTTGCCTTAGCCGACGAGACGGAAGACTCCCTACGATTACAACTAAGATTAAAGATGGCGTCAGAACTCTAATATAAGGCAGGGACTCAGAACTCCAAAGAGAGACAACTCGCAACACAATAGAGCAACGCATACGCAACTCAATGTAAGCACCAAGAACATAGCCATTAGAGGTACTCGACGACTTCAACTCTAGATTAgcttagatccgatctactatATTGTAATAGGTTTAACCATcttacttgtactcgagatgATACATATAAAACATCATACACACAGGATATAGTATATTACTTCGCCTCGGAGatccaaatatatatatatcgtatATCTTATTTTCTACTCAATTATTGATCTCAAAGGTAACTCAGTTCAATCACGGATATATTATCATAAACAAATCACGACGAGGTGGACGAACTGCTCGATAGTCTTCCAGTCGTGGCCGAATAGCAGCAGGGTGTGGAGGGTGCTCGTCGGCGGTCCACTTCTCCCGCGGCCTCGTGATCGTGTACGGCTTCCGAGGCTtcttccccgccgccgccgccattccGCAGCTGCGCAGCtgtcctcttctctctcttcctctaccTTTCTCTCTCCGACTCTCCCGCAGCAGCAACAGCTGAGCACGCGTGATGTTGGGAGTTTCACCAGTGTCGAAGCGTAGATAAGTGTGGTGTTGAACGCTAGAACCGAAGCCGTGTTCATGTCGCAGGCAGAAAAATATGCAGCACGCGTGGCCGATACGGAGAACCGAGCTGGCTAGGTGCAGTGCGCGTGTCCATCGTGGGGGGATTAGGCACGCGCCGGGTGCAAATCGAATGCTCAAGTCGCTGTCCTGGGTATGCCGGGGGGTTTAGGCCGACTGGCCGAGGACGAGAAGTTAGGCGCAATAGGCACCATTTTGGCACAGGAGAAGCCGCGAAAGGCAATGGACGATCACGAGCAAGGCGACATCCCGCGGCGAGGTGCGCAGAGGCGCGCGCGCGGCTTGGGAATTTCGCGAATCCAGGCCTCGGCAGATGATAAAACAGAAGCGACGCCAGCCACCGCACACGGGAGCGCCGGCCGTGGCGTGGCCCCTGGTAACGGTACCGCCCCGCCCGCGCAGGCGCTCCGGTACGCGGGGAAGGGGCAACGACATGTAGTCCATGGGCTGCCGGGATCCTCAAGGGCAGAAGTCTCTTCCAATCCCCCGCCTGGGAAGCCGCGCGACCCGTGGCCGTGCCCCGCGCTCCTCCCGCCCTCCGTTACCCAGGGAAGGTGGCCACGGACAGGCCTTCCAACTCATGATTGATGATTTCAATCTTCCAAAGGGAAAAGGACCAGCGTTCTACTCTCACTCTCACTGTATTGGACTGATTCACGGAAGGGCGTGTGAAATTCTTGAACTCCATGGTTGCATCTGACAGGTGCTTTCTTCCGATATCTGTCCTGTCACTGCAGTGCAGGTCATGATTTCTGCACTTGATAGTGTCATTGCTATTGCACGTTTTCTGCATGCTGTATTCTCCTTCAGTTTCCGCTGCATTATCCTGTTAGCCGCAGGTGTTGGAATTGCAGCAACACTGTCGTTTGTAACTTCACAATACGAACTGGTCTACAGAAAAAAGTTGGTGACCAACGGAATCCACCGGTCGCTGCAAGGGAAGATTGTATTCATGTCACGTCCGGTTTTTTAAAAGAACAACCAAATATATTTCACATGTATATCGGAGATCAGTTTTATCATACATGCAGTGATATATCAGTGATATATAGTTCTATATCgaaaaaaatttattgaaatAATTACCAGAGTTTTAAATAGCAGTGGAAGAACTCGAGAAAACTCCAACGAAAGCTTTAAGGCACACCACAAGCAATCGACTGGGGCAATGCAATCTAAGACGCTTCGTCTTCGTGTTAGTCTTCAGCTTCTTTGATCTCCatgtagtcttctccaactgagcaacatttatttttagaaatagcaagtgtgagtacatatcgtactccgcaagtatgaaaaaatatgacatgagggTCTAAGACAAGAAAGGTTTGACTCAGATTCACTTCATCTATGCCAAAATAACTTAGGACTCAAGAAAACCTATaagtcctatttactatgtgtgacgacattaatattaaaaaaaacagttTATTAGATTCTATCcaactaccaaactcaccagatattctatatccggctaccaactcatcggggtaccaccacccgactatccaaaaccaaccatccaagattccccactaatcatgaagaagtccaagctcgttcttaaccgtgagcacgactgatcaatcagttttacactctgcaaaggttacacactttacccacgagtcgtgattcctattttgcttcacacttccagggtgtagagccgaggtctcactacaaggcctttacaaagcgcctccaaatccatatgcacccactaaggtttcaccgctaacagggattacATCCAccgcagaggccccctcttgagccacttaaccgtccactggtgcgtacagaacatggaggacatctaattaattggccaggtcgtacccatataagcctcgtagTTGCGCTGTTCAGCCGGGTTataggcttcaagaaccggtccttaggatctaaaACAGGTGCTTGCATATCACCCAATGCGCACACAGCagtcataccaaccaaaccaacctgcctagatccATATGATCCacgttgctacaaaagattacccaaaccggtttatgttgcatagaccattaatccaattaacatttatcccacccgacttgacagcacaactaagcatttctaaCCTCGACACCCAAACTACAACACATGCGACAAAGATAATATggaaagtactaataaaccataaatatgggattcatattgataAAGCATGCAATTAAGAAATAAAAGACACACTACTCTATAATAGgctcaatgtgatcaaggacacttgcctcatccgaaatgctgctcagtgttgtcgaaatcttgatcttgaagtcacTTGAACTGTTCCAAATCGTCATCGACTAATCGTAGGAACTTCCGACAAATAgcacaaaggaaacactaagaacgGTGCACCAAATAGAAGCAAGGCGCTACAAAAAGCCTACTAACGAAAAGTACTCGCTGCTACGATCGCAGGAGCGCGAGAATCGCGTAaaacggagctcgtatgaaaaagttataccAGTTTTACTCtgtaggggcttttctgaaagattaCAGGGACTAATTTGTGAATACAAAAGGTTCTAGGGGCTTATGTGTAAAGTTTAGGGGCCTATCTGCAATTATCctaaagtttaggggctaaaagTATAAAACAGAACTATCCAGGGgtatttttgtgaaaacagaGAAGTCTAGGAGCCTAAATATATGTTTACCTATTTTCTGAGAATTAAGGAATTATTTTCATACTGGAAAATTCATTTAATGCGTCAGCAGCTGACTGGGCTCAGGGGCTGACGTGGCTGACACGCAGGTGACACGTGGCGGTTTCCTACTGGCTGGCGAAAGGGTACAGGGAGGTTCTAATCTCGGACGTCCATCTGAGATTGGACAGCCACGGctgattggggggggggggggatcggGGCCGACGGCGACCGGAGATCGAAGGCGCCGCCTTGGGCTTCGCCGGACTCTCGCCGGAGACGCTCTTAAACACGCTACAGTCCACTAGAATCTACGACGAGCGGCGAAAATCAAAGAGGGGTGCACGGGGAGTCTCACCGAGAGCTTGTTGACGGCCGAGGATGTCCTggtggtggtcggcgacggCAAAAGCGGACGGCGGAGGTCGGGGCTCGGCGAACTCGCATTTGCGGCGACGGGAAGATACAATTGACGGTCGGGAAAGGCTCCTGGGAGGCATGTGGTGACGGGGAAGGAGTCAATCGACTGAATGCGGCTCTGGAGAGCGCTGACGACAACAAGGGGCGGTGGTTGCTTACCGACGTTCGGCACGAGCTCGGTTCCGACGGCGGAGAGACGTCGGCGAGTGGAGAAATGGGCTCCACGGGCTTCGGCGAAACCAGCGGTGTGCTCAGACGCGGAGAGGACAGCTCGGGCGCGGGGGATTTGCTCGGTGAgctcggcggcgacggcgctGGTGCTCGAGTTCTCGGCAAGATGAGGCAGATGGGATGACGGCGCTGCAGGGGGCTTTATAGGCGaggagggggcttccgttgcgTGGGCGTGGGCGCGTGGGGCGGGGCATGCCGGCGAAAGCGGACGACGTACGCAGTGGTTGCGGGAGTGGGCAGAGGCAGAGACGAAAGCGCTGACAGGTGGCGCTTGGGTGTCGACGAGAGAGCGTGAAGGAGTTCGAGCTGGGCTGGGCTGCGCGAGCTGGACCGAAACCGGATGACTGGGCTGAGCCGCGCGAAAAAGAACGAGCGTCACAATTCAGGTCATGATGTTGCACTTATATATGGATATAACGGTTCACCCATTTAACACTGGATGAATAATAATTTCGGCACTGAGTAAATTGCTGAACATCTGATGCCAGGGATAGTAACAACTCCCCAGATTTGCAGCATCCACATATTTTCACTTATTATAGGAACAGTTGCTGTGAAACACAGCAACGGACATACAGAACATGCTGCCAAAAAGAAATCTTTTCCGCTCTTATTACTCATGTTATTCCCTTCATTCTCCATTTTGCAAGGGACAAGCAGTATGCATTGTTGTTATACATACAGAAGCATCAGCTTGGGGCAATGTACTACTGTCACGAACTCCTCCCACGGTGTGACTACTGCACTTCCTGATCGATTCCATGGTTATTCAGGTCAGGGAACATACAGTTTTCTTCCCACTCATATACCTCATTTTCTATCTCGCTCTATGGTGTTTGTAGGTACCTCTACGGTATAAGTACACTGGCAGATACGGCTATTTACCTCCCAGCCTCTACTTCTTGGTTTGGGGTGGGTTTAAGCTAAGCCTCTCTATATACAGCTCGACCGAGTGGAGTATTCAGATACTAGCTGCATGAACATAGAGGACTTGTCCTCTAAAAGCCTCTGGGGCGTGTCGAACTCTGCAATTTTAcctgaaataaaaaaatgagataAATTATTTG
The nucleotide sequence above comes from Phragmites australis chromosome 4, lpPhrAust1.1, whole genome shotgun sequence. Encoded proteins:
- the LOC133916933 gene encoding hypothetical protein At1g04090-like, encoding MGGWSWFCCGRSVAGGGGVELPEPFQLPAPLPEWPQGGDFSKGTICIGELDVINITKFQSIWSCSGATFYEPEEVPEGFHCLGHYAQQNDRPLQGFLLVARDVASHQSINSKPALDKPLDYSLVWTSADLNEDDNSECGCFWSPSPPDGYKALGYVVTKGPKKPSLEAVRCVRHDLTDACKNFSSIVNMESSCQVWKTRPCHRGVTGQGVPVGTFSCETGSVNSEESTVPCLKNFDSNLRAMPNLEQIHALIKHYGPTVFFHPQETYLPSSVSWFFENGATLYKKGVKMGDAILTGGSNLPAGGTNDGEYWIDLPDDDRNEYVKVGNLKSAELYAHVKPAHGGTFTDIAMWVFCPFNGPATIKVGFASFALQKVGRHVGDWEHFTLRISNFSGELSSIYFSQHSGGEWVDACDLEFFSGNKAIVYSSRNGHASYPHPGCYLMGSENLGVGVRNDVARSDLSVDSSTQYKILSAEHLGDAVVEPCWLQYMREWGPTITYNSRSEIDTVLSFLPFFLRFTAEAIFNSLPVELYEEEGPTGPKEKNNWEGDERC